One genomic segment of candidate division KSB1 bacterium includes these proteins:
- the mraY gene encoding phospho-N-acetylmuramoyl-pentapeptide-transferase codes for MLFHLLFPLREHISGLNVFRYQSFRAGGAAITALFIAFFLGPYVIRKARELHLGQEVRPDGPKTHLKKQGTPTFGGIIIIVATVIPLLLWCRLDNVYVLLVLLATVFMGGVGFLDDYLKVVKKLPKGLIGRYKIAGQVLLGCIVGSVLYFFPPVADVRSATTLPFFKNYLVDFGVLYIPVVVFIITATSNSANLADGADGLCIGLSGIAAAAFGVIAYVTGRVDFSRYLNITYLPGAGELMVYAAALVGACLGFLWFNAYPAEVFMGDTGALSLGASLATMAILIKKELLLPIICGVFMAESISVMVQVAVFKRTGRRVFRMAPLHHHFEIGEKAWPEPKMVVRFWIIGILLVLLSLATFKVR; via the coding sequence ATGCTTTTCCACCTTCTCTTTCCACTGCGAGAGCATATCTCGGGACTGAACGTGTTCCGCTACCAGTCCTTCCGGGCTGGCGGCGCGGCAATAACGGCGCTGTTCATCGCGTTTTTTCTTGGGCCCTACGTCATTAGAAAGGCGCGGGAGCTACACCTGGGCCAGGAGGTGCGCCCGGACGGCCCGAAGACGCACCTCAAGAAGCAGGGAACCCCCACCTTCGGCGGGATCATCATCATAGTGGCGACGGTCATACCTCTGCTCCTCTGGTGCCGTTTGGACAATGTGTACGTGCTCCTGGTGCTGTTGGCCACCGTCTTCATGGGCGGCGTGGGCTTTCTGGACGACTATCTCAAGGTGGTCAAGAAGCTGCCCAAAGGGCTGATAGGCCGCTACAAGATTGCTGGCCAAGTGCTCTTGGGGTGCATCGTGGGGTCGGTGCTCTACTTTTTTCCGCCTGTTGCGGACGTGCGCTCGGCGACCACGCTGCCCTTCTTCAAGAACTACCTGGTCGATTTCGGGGTCTTGTACATTCCCGTGGTGGTCTTCATCATCACTGCCACCAGCAACTCGGCCAATCTTGCCGACGGGGCTGACGGTCTGTGTATCGGCCTCAGCGGAATTGCGGCGGCGGCATTTGGGGTAATCGCCTACGTGACCGGGCGGGTGGACTTTTCGCGCTACCTGAACATCACCTATCTGCCCGGTGCCGGCGAGCTGATGGTCTACGCGGCGGCTCTCGTCGGCGCCTGCCTGGGTTTCCTCTGGTTCAATGCCTATCCGGCCGAGGTGTTCATGGGCGACACGGGCGCGCTGAGCCTTGGCGCTTCGTTGGCCACTATGGCCATTTTGATAAAGAAAGAGCTGCTCCTGCCGATCATCTGCGGGGTATTCATGGCGGAGAGCATTTCGGTGATGGTGCAGGTGGCGGTCTTTAAGAGGACCGGGCGCAGGGTCTTTCGCATGGCGCCTCTGCACCACCACTTCGAGATTGGCGAGAAGGCCTGGCCGGAGCCCAAGATGGTGGTGCGCTTCTGGATCATCGGCATCTTGTTAGTGCTCCTCAGTCTGGCCACGTTCAAGGTGCGGTAG
- a CDS encoding putative lipid II flippase FtsW yields MRHTPQRLLPNKRRRFWTLPIFDEGVTGFDYVLLLAVAILLAVGLIEVYSASSHTAALQRNDPHFFFKSHLFRLLVGGLVLVGVVHLPPRHWPKIADGLLAVSIILLVCVLAWGVSVHGGKRWLRIAGFTFEPSEIARFALVVFVATKLGDWRNKRDQEDSVRHLVLAFAATGVVAGLVAMQPDIDTAGLMVIVFLLMLVFAGVERNVVLVSGATALSAAVVLMVVFGHFQSRIFGWLASRCGIGIEGAGANTQVTASLAGMADGGLLRFRPGRGALKYSFLPMAFSDFVFAIIGEEFGLVGTLAVVGLFAVVLWRGIRIAVRACSADARLIAMGLTASIALYAVVNMLVVTGMAPTSGLPLPFISYGGTATVVNMLAVGVLLAISRESIEGAEGYLSAAAYRERLRRRGLPVGRPTTAAKIRPWAR; encoded by the coding sequence ATGCGCCACACCCCGCAACGGCTGCTGCCGAACAAGAGGCGTCGCTTCTGGACCTTGCCAATCTTCGACGAGGGCGTAACAGGATTCGACTATGTGCTGCTGTTGGCGGTAGCGATTCTCTTGGCCGTGGGGTTGATTGAGGTCTACTCTGCGAGCTCGCATACGGCGGCGTTGCAGCGGAACGACCCGCACTTCTTTTTCAAGAGCCACTTGTTTCGGCTGCTGGTGGGAGGACTGGTGCTGGTGGGGGTGGTGCATCTGCCACCCCGGCATTGGCCGAAAATCGCAGACGGACTGCTCGCGGTGAGCATAATCCTGCTGGTGTGCGTGCTGGCCTGGGGCGTGTCGGTGCACGGCGGCAAGCGCTGGTTGCGCATCGCAGGGTTCACGTTCGAGCCTTCGGAAATCGCCCGCTTTGCCCTGGTGGTTTTCGTGGCGACAAAGTTGGGCGACTGGAGGAACAAGCGCGATCAAGAAGATAGTGTCCGGCATCTGGTCCTGGCCTTCGCGGCCACGGGTGTGGTCGCCGGGCTGGTGGCGATGCAGCCGGACATCGACACCGCCGGGCTCATGGTGATTGTGTTCCTGTTGATGCTGGTGTTTGCCGGGGTGGAGCGAAATGTGGTGCTGGTCAGCGGGGCCACCGCTCTGTCGGCGGCAGTGGTGCTCATGGTCGTGTTCGGGCACTTTCAGTCCAGAATTTTCGGCTGGCTTGCGTCCAGATGTGGCATAGGGATAGAGGGCGCAGGGGCAAACACTCAGGTCACCGCTTCGCTTGCCGGCATGGCAGACGGTGGATTGTTGCGGTTCCGGCCCGGCCGCGGGGCGCTGAAGTACAGCTTCTTGCCCATGGCCTTCAGCGATTTTGTATTTGCCATCATCGGCGAGGAGTTCGGACTGGTGGGAACGCTGGCCGTGGTAGGGCTGTTCGCGGTGGTCCTCTGGCGCGGCATACGCATCGCCGTGCGCGCGTGCTCTGCAGACGCCCGCTTGATCGCCATGGGGTTGACGGCCAGCATCGCGCTCTACGCGGTGGTAAACATGTTAGTGGTGACCGGCATGGCCCCGACCAGTGGTTTGCCGCTGCCGTTCATTAGCTACGGCGGGACGGCCACAGTGGTGAACATGTTGGCAGTTGGGGTGTTGCTGGCCATTTCTCGCGAATCAATTGAGGGGGCGGAAGGGTATCTGAGTGCTGCTGCGTACCGGGAGCGCCTGCGGCGCAGGGGCTTGCCTGTGGGCAGGCCAACCACTGCGGCGAAGATCAGGCCCTGGGCGCGTTAG
- a CDS encoding division/cell wall cluster transcriptional repressor MraZ encodes MPIVQTKDPSQSLYTEFQGYSKVAVDQKGRISIPAKFRALLSVESRDGLILMQGIEPCIYAYPLDEWARLTELFESQWGNLKQKYRFNRRWAMPSMLVQFDPQGRIPLPANLREHAHIEDEAIVGGVVDHLEVWNPSLLQQAIQEVEQEFAEMFGNLVHARGAPELGNGPVPTEERA; translated from the coding sequence ATGCCGATCGTGCAGACAAAAGACCCTTCGCAGTCGCTTTACACGGAATTCCAGGGCTACAGCAAGGTTGCCGTCGACCAGAAGGGTCGCATCAGCATCCCCGCAAAGTTCCGTGCGCTCCTTTCGGTTGAATCCCGGGACGGCTTGATCCTCATGCAGGGCATCGAGCCGTGCATTTATGCCTATCCTCTGGATGAGTGGGCGCGTCTCACCGAGTTATTCGAGAGCCAGTGGGGCAATCTCAAGCAGAAGTATCGCTTCAATCGTCGGTGGGCGATGCCCAGCATGCTGGTGCAGTTCGATCCACAGGGAAGAATACCTCTGCCAGCGAACTTGCGCGAACATGCGCACATCGAAGACGAGGCGATTGTCGGCGGGGTGGTAGACCACCTGGAAGTGTGGAACCCGAGCTTGCTCCAGCAGGCAATTCAAGAGGTGGAGCAAGAGTTCGCGGAGATGTTCGGCAATCTGGTGCATGCCAGAGGGGCTCCGGAACTGGGGAACGGGCCCGTGCCGACTGAAGAGAGGGCATGA
- a CDS encoding UDP-N-acetylmuramoyl-tripeptide--D-alanyl-D-alanine ligase, whose product MRRAGERESSVLTLQNDTVGLRIGEVVHCCGAAEGYLGPHASLRQQIRNVSTDSRTVGAGDLFIALKGERFDGHQFVAEAFARGAVAAVVRNDALPRLVGELPGALLIGVSDTLAALGHIAHYHRRRFSLPVVAVTGSVGKTTSKELMAAVLARRYATLKSKKSFNNAIGVALTLLEIRPHHQAVVLEMGTNHFGEIAALCRMAEPEYGVILGIAEAHLEFFGTREGVLRAKMELFEGLVGERVGIYNADDPLLARQRMPVSRTVTFGLEKQADVKGHFRGLDERGCARFVLKRNLIHLRIPGRHVVSNALAAAAVGLELGVPLREIKAGLEEVERVPERLEIIEAGGIRIVDDAYNSNLRSAKAALEFVREMPVAAGAKRIAVLADMLELGQASEAAHRRLGELVVENGIDVLLTFGEASREVARVARHGGVQAEHFADKEALTQSLMAILGEGDIVLVKGSRGMRMEEVVEGVRARLRSKV is encoded by the coding sequence ATGCGCCGCGCTGGTGAGAGGGAGAGCTCCGTCCTGACCCTGCAGAACGACACCGTTGGGTTGCGCATCGGGGAGGTGGTGCACTGCTGCGGCGCGGCTGAGGGGTATCTTGGGCCGCACGCCTCTCTCCGCCAACAGATTCGCAACGTCAGCACCGATAGTCGCACGGTCGGGGCGGGCGACCTGTTCATCGCGCTCAAGGGGGAGCGCTTCGATGGCCACCAGTTTGTGGCTGAGGCGTTCGCGCGAGGTGCAGTGGCGGCAGTGGTGCGCAACGACGCGCTACCTCGCCTGGTCGGCGAGCTCCCTGGAGCGCTGCTCATCGGCGTGTCCGACACGCTGGCAGCTTTAGGGCACATCGCTCACTACCATCGTCGGCGCTTCTCGCTGCCGGTGGTGGCAGTGACTGGCTCAGTGGGCAAGACCACCAGCAAGGAGCTGATGGCCGCCGTACTGGCAAGGCGCTATGCCACGCTGAAGAGCAAAAAGTCGTTCAACAACGCCATCGGCGTGGCGCTCACCTTGTTGGAGATACGGCCGCACCACCAGGCGGTGGTGCTCGAAATGGGCACCAACCACTTCGGCGAGATCGCGGCGCTCTGCCGCATGGCCGAGCCGGAGTACGGCGTCATTCTCGGCATAGCGGAGGCCCATCTGGAGTTCTTCGGCACCCGTGAGGGGGTGCTCAGGGCAAAGATGGAGCTCTTTGAAGGGCTGGTCGGAGAGAGGGTTGGCATCTACAATGCCGATGATCCGTTGTTGGCGAGGCAGCGCATGCCGGTGAGCCGCACCGTCACCTTTGGCCTGGAGAAGCAGGCCGACGTGAAGGGGCACTTCCGCGGGCTGGACGAGCGGGGTTGCGCGCGCTTTGTGCTCAAGAGGAACTTGATTCACTTGCGCATCCCTGGCAGGCACGTGGTGAGCAACGCCTTGGCCGCAGCGGCGGTGGGACTCGAGCTCGGCGTGCCTCTCCGGGAGATCAAGGCGGGGCTGGAGGAAGTAGAACGGGTGCCCGAGCGCTTAGAAATCATCGAGGCAGGCGGCATCCGCATCGTTGATGATGCCTATAACAGCAACTTGCGGTCGGCCAAGGCCGCGCTGGAGTTCGTACGAGAGATGCCGGTCGCAGCAGGAGCCAAACGCATCGCCGTGCTCGCCGATATGTTGGAGCTGGGCCAGGCCAGCGAAGCGGCTCACCGGCGTCTGGGCGAGTTGGTCGTGGAGAACGGCATCGACGTACTTCTTACCTTTGGGGAAGCTTCGCGAGAGGTTGCCAGGGTCGCCAGGCACGGCGGGGTGCAGGCAGAGCACTTTGCTGACAAAGAAGCCCTCACGCAGAGCCTGATGGCGATATTGGGGGAAGGGGACATCGTGCTGGTCAAGGGGTCGCGAGGGATGAGGATGGAGGAAGTGGTGGAGGGTGTGCGGGCAAGGTTGCGCAGCAAGGTTTAG
- a CDS encoding penicillin-binding transpeptidase domain-containing protein, whose translation MTRQERCEDIVSCVRFGWLVTLALVLVAGRLVEVQLIRPKAYRQKMPLVRLSKLEPRRGEILDREGVRLVINKPAASVGYDLRQSGNPTLVVRQLGPILGQSPDALQAKLARGGSFVWLGRRLSAEVGDRVRGLGLLQVRVVDEWRRAYPFGTTACHLLGFTDVDNRGLAGIEYAWDDRLHGKPGLAHLHLDAQGRVFRMPGAPQVDPVPGETLILTIHRVVQRICEEELLEAVRQFDAAAACAVVVEPQTGHLLALACAPLFDPSEGTKVHPDLWRLRPITDAYELGSVMKLVPMALVFEEHLRTPEETVFCENGRYRVLGQTIEDHEPYSWLTVREVLVNSSNIGIAKIGLKVLPELLLRYERNFGFGTATGIELKGEARGIVPNLNQWSAFTPAAMSYGYEIAVTPLQVAMAYAAVANGGVLMRPKVVLGTVRDGKEDLSLGEPEAVRRVISEATAQMLNEILVDVVDHGTGRKAQIPGHKIAGKTGTARKVKPQGLGHEERYLSSFVGYYPAEIGKAELCILVVVDDPKGQYYAADVAAPTFKRILQRILKWRGEQEVTPPVEAPEEIPAPSRATLVAVPVLQHRDVSTCRAVLRELGLRAQWQGRGEFVQKQYPEPGAQVAIGSTIVLELGAEAREAETGERLLMPRVIGLTAREAVNRLRLLGVHVDVSGAGRVVRQHPAPGEEIRRGGRCTLECQSGVALVDAPRW comes from the coding sequence GTGACAAGACAGGAGAGGTGCGAGGACATTGTCAGCTGTGTGCGCTTTGGCTGGCTGGTCACGTTGGCGTTGGTGCTGGTGGCCGGCCGGCTGGTGGAGGTGCAGCTCATCAGACCTAAGGCCTACAGACAGAAGATGCCGCTCGTGCGGCTGAGCAAGTTGGAACCGAGGCGCGGCGAGATACTCGACCGCGAAGGGGTGCGCTTGGTCATCAACAAGCCGGCGGCCTCGGTGGGATATGACCTGCGCCAGAGCGGCAACCCCACGCTGGTGGTGCGGCAGCTGGGGCCCATCTTGGGCCAATCACCGGATGCCCTGCAGGCCAAACTGGCCCGGGGCGGCTCCTTTGTCTGGCTGGGGCGGAGGCTGTCGGCTGAGGTGGGCGACCGCGTGCGCGGCCTCGGCTTGCTCCAGGTGCGCGTGGTCGACGAATGGCGCCGCGCCTATCCTTTCGGCACCACCGCTTGCCATCTCTTGGGCTTCACCGACGTGGACAACCGCGGGCTGGCCGGTATCGAGTACGCCTGGGATGACCGTCTGCACGGCAAACCCGGCCTCGCCCACCTCCACCTTGACGCCCAGGGGCGCGTCTTCCGCATGCCGGGGGCACCGCAGGTGGACCCAGTGCCGGGGGAGACGCTCATCCTCACCATCCACCGCGTGGTGCAGCGCATCTGCGAGGAGGAGCTGTTAGAAGCCGTGCGCCAATTCGACGCCGCGGCGGCGTGCGCGGTAGTGGTGGAGCCTCAGACCGGCCATCTTTTGGCCTTAGCATGCGCACCCCTCTTTGACCCCAGCGAAGGGACCAAGGTGCATCCCGACTTGTGGCGACTGCGGCCCATCACCGATGCGTACGAGCTCGGCTCGGTGATGAAGCTCGTTCCCATGGCCCTCGTGTTCGAGGAGCATCTGCGCACGCCTGAGGAGACGGTCTTTTGCGAAAATGGGCGCTACCGGGTCTTGGGACAGACTATCGAAGACCACGAACCCTACAGCTGGCTCACCGTGCGCGAAGTGCTGGTTAACTCCAGCAACATAGGCATTGCCAAGATCGGACTGAAGGTACTTCCCGAGCTTCTGCTCCGCTACGAGCGCAACTTCGGTTTTGGCACGGCCACGGGCATAGAACTGAAGGGCGAGGCGCGCGGCATCGTGCCCAATCTGAACCAATGGAGCGCTTTTACGCCTGCGGCCATGAGCTACGGGTACGAGATTGCCGTCACGCCGCTGCAGGTGGCCATGGCCTACGCCGCCGTGGCAAATGGCGGCGTGCTCATGCGTCCGAAAGTGGTGCTCGGGACGGTGCGCGACGGCAAAGAGGACCTCAGCCTTGGAGAACCAGAGGCGGTGCGGCGTGTTATCTCCGAGGCCACGGCGCAGATGCTAAACGAGATCCTTGTTGACGTAGTGGACCACGGCACCGGGCGGAAGGCGCAGATACCCGGGCATAAGATCGCCGGCAAGACAGGCACTGCGCGCAAAGTGAAACCGCAGGGCCTCGGCCACGAAGAACGTTACCTTTCCTCGTTCGTCGGCTATTACCCAGCGGAGATCGGCAAGGCTGAACTCTGCATCCTGGTGGTCGTGGACGATCCCAAGGGCCAGTACTACGCGGCCGACGTGGCCGCGCCGACGTTCAAGAGGATCCTGCAGCGCATCCTAAAGTGGCGTGGCGAGCAGGAGGTGACGCCACCGGTGGAGGCGCCCGAAGAGATACCCGCTCCCTCGCGGGCGACGCTGGTGGCCGTGCCGGTGTTACAGCATCGTGACGTTTCAACCTGCAGGGCGGTGCTGCGTGAGTTGGGGCTGCGTGCCCAGTGGCAGGGCAGGGGAGAGTTCGTCCAGAAACAGTATCCTGAGCCGGGCGCTCAGGTGGCAATTGGTTCGACCATCGTGCTGGAGTTGGGCGCGGAAGCGAGGGAAGCGGAGACGGGCGAGCGCCTCCTCATGCCGCGGGTCATCGGGCTCACTGCTCGCGAGGCGGTCAACCGTCTTCGGCTGCTCGGCGTGCATGTCGACGTGAGCGGTGCCGGGCGAGTTGTTCGCCAGCACCCAGCGCCAGGCGAGGAGATCCGTCGCGGCGGGCGGTGTACCTTGGAATGCCAGTCCGGGGTGGCACTTGTTGATGCGCCGCGCTGGTGA
- the rsmH gene encoding 16S rRNA (cytosine(1402)-N(4))-methyltransferase RsmH: MQFHEPVLVEAVARYWLQRPQGVYVDATIGGGGYECILLPRLGPGVCVVGIDLDGDALAAAQEALRQFGSQVILRQGDFRDVGRVLAELGIDRVDGILFDLGVSSYQLDSAARGFSYRFEGPLDMRMDTSHTTTAETIIARSSEEELASLLHTLGEERHARRIAAAIVRARKREPIRSTTQLAAIIRATVPGPHQVKTLSRCFQALRMAVNREHEALRQAVEQVPSLLRAGGRVVVLSYESISDRIVKTFLLEQQKGCICPPSLPRCVCGRQPTMRVLTKRPLVPSVEERRRNPRSRGAKLRAAERLP; this comes from the coding sequence GTGCAATTCCATGAGCCTGTACTTGTTGAGGCAGTTGCGCGCTACTGGCTGCAGCGGCCGCAGGGCGTGTACGTTGATGCGACCATAGGCGGCGGCGGGTATGAGTGCATTTTGCTGCCGAGACTCGGCCCTGGGGTGTGCGTGGTGGGGATTGACTTGGATGGGGACGCCCTGGCAGCTGCACAAGAAGCGCTACGACAGTTCGGCTCGCAAGTCATCTTGCGGCAGGGCGATTTCCGTGACGTGGGACGGGTGCTTGCCGAGCTTGGCATCGACCGGGTCGACGGCATCCTCTTCGACCTCGGGGTGAGCAGTTACCAGCTGGACAGCGCAGCGCGTGGCTTCTCTTATCGCTTCGAGGGGCCGTTGGACATGCGCATGGACACCAGTCATACCACTACCGCCGAGACCATCATCGCGCGCAGCTCCGAGGAAGAGCTGGCGTCCCTCCTGCACACGTTGGGTGAGGAGCGACACGCCCGGCGCATTGCCGCTGCCATCGTGCGCGCCAGAAAGAGGGAACCCATTCGGAGCACGACCCAATTGGCGGCGATAATTCGCGCTACCGTGCCTGGCCCCCACCAGGTGAAGACGCTGTCGCGCTGTTTTCAGGCGCTGCGCATGGCGGTCAATCGCGAACACGAGGCCTTGCGCCAGGCTGTGGAGCAGGTACCCAGCCTCCTGAGGGCAGGAGGGCGCGTGGTGGTGCTGTCGTATGAGTCAATCAGCGATCGGATTGTCAAGACCTTTCTCCTCGAGCAGCAAAAGGGGTGCATTTGCCCGCCCTCGCTGCCGAGGTGCGTCTGTGGCAGGCAGCCAACCATGCGGGTGCTTACCAAGCGGCCATTAGTGCCTTCGGTTGAGGAGAGGCGACGAAATCCGCGCAGCAGGGGAGCAAAGTTGCGGGCGGCTGAACGGCTTCCGTAG